The Engystomops pustulosus chromosome 2, aEngPut4.maternal, whole genome shotgun sequence genomic interval AAAAGTATCTCATAGAGGCAGTCAATTTGAAAGTTTAACAATGTGATGAGGTGCGGAGAGCAGGTCTGAAGGGCTTTCTCTCTGACCTCCTTGGATGATTTCATGCAGATCCTTATAATGTTAATATAAGAGTAAATAATAGGGGCTAAAGGCACAAAAAGTAATAAGGAAGTCACAAAAAATCCAAAGATATTGTTAACCGTTGTGTCTATGCAGGAGAGCCTCACCACCGACCAGTTGTCACAGTAGATCTTCAGGATTTCAATTTGACATAATGGAAGTCTGATTGTCAATATGAGGTGGACCCCAAACACTATATTTGGATAGACCCAAGCCCCAGCTATCAACTTGGAGACTGTAGATAAGGTCATTATGGAGTTATATCTCAAAGGGTTGCAAATACTTACATAGCGGTCGTAGGCCATGACAAATAAAATAGTCATCTCAAATGCTGCGTTGGTATGAATACAGAAGACCTGAACCAGGCAGGCAGCATAGGAGATAGTATGATACTCCTGATGAAGTTGGTAGAGCAGCGGTGGGAAGAGAGCAGTGCTTCCATACAAGCCATTAACACAGAGGGCAGCGATGAAAATGTACATTGGCTCATGGAGGCTCTTGTGTGAAGCTATGGTAGATATCACAGCAACATTGAGCGTAATGATCATAAGATATCCAAACACAGCAATGGAGGTATACAAATATCTTCCTGAAGATAAATCTCCGTAGTTCAAGGTTAGATATGGAGGATGGAAATAAGTCTGGTTCGCCATCTGAAGCTCGTGATTTTGCTGGTAATAGAAAACAAACAAGACTTTATCGAGTGACTAGGACAAAATGTGCGCAAGTCATCATTCTTGATCATTCCTACCTTGGGAAGAACCgtctaaatgtcttctttattctttattgTTATCTTCAGTGAAGCAATGGTCACAAGAGACACAAGTGTCAGAGTTCTGGACAGAATGTGATTAAACCAACAAGTCAGCAAAGGTACAATGGTTGAAAAAACTAATAGCGAAATAATTTTTGTAGAGTATAAATCATTAAGAGAAAGTCTTTTTCGGTCCTTGACTTTAGGTGAATGCAGAGGTGCTcgccaatctccgtcagctccatagagatgaatagaacaGAACGGACATACACAGCCATCTGCCCACTCATGTTGGGGGTCAATGACGGGTCCGATGAAGGTACCTCGGACCCCCCGTTTTTGTGATCTGAGACCCACAACGATCAGCAAGGTAGGCCCTAGGCCGtaacttgtttagtgggaaaacccctttgaggacatctaccaccaggataaatgaTTGAACACCagtcacacttacatactggtgtgtgccctcttatGTAAAtgggcataatttttaaaacctttatttctaagaagctacaagaagaccGGGCAGGACCTGTTTTAGAaaggggggagtgaataaatcaAAATACTAGGTTCCCTGAGGCGTTTGGGTGATTTGGCCGGAACAcaccaggctaattagcataattttagagtaTAGCAATATAATAAAAGGAGGAACGTGGTTcttcaggaacttcttagtaggactcTTCTAGCATGAGTACAACTGATAGTACATGTCCTTTAGACCCAAATACCATCCCTAtggtttaaagaaaacctaccatttgatttgatgcgttatgaagcaaatataccttgagaatgctgtagctacactgatgcaggatcatatcttggttcgcccatgagctgagtggttttgctgataaaacaattttacaattatgataatgaagctctgtcacttctgtggCTGCCCCAATGCTTCTCCTAGCACAATAGTTATTCACTGAACcaaaggatgatgtaatccctgggatgtgcctgaaggcagaataatcaattgctgcaccattcccagctgctgtgtatgagtgttccagctcaggttgattagtcctgtctggtctAAGCCAGCATGTAATACAAGTTGTAACACAAGCTCCATGTAACTTGTGCaattcagctttcccaaggtccagaattttataatagttttttcagcaaaaccactcaactcagggattaaccaaaatatgatcctgcatcagtgtagctacagcattctcaaggtatgtttgcttcataatgcatcaaatcaaatggtaggttaacTTTAAGCTTCAGCAGTGGCACCTAGACCAGGGAATTTAGGTTACTGTAAAATCTGAATAAACTAATAATGCTAAAAAGATAAAAACCGAGCATCACCAGCTCTGCAGATAACTAATATTGTCAGGGCGATTTTTCCATTTTTGATTATTAAACCTAAGCAATCTCTTCTGTTGGAAGCCCATCATCACCAAGCAGAAGAGTGATGAACATGTCAGGCGAATTTATAAATTAAAAaggaatccaaaaaaaaaaaagaattttcagTCAATTTTCCTAAATAATTTTCCTAAGAAATCTGATTCTTTTTACAATAGTAAAGTTatgttccacaaaaaaaaaactaagcagAACCGGGTattgtaataataaaaatttcTGCTTTTTGAAGAACTTTGCATAAATTCTTTACCTAAACTGACTTTCATAATTCTCACTCCTTCTCTCATAATCAGATTTTCTTACCTGCTGAATTCCCTCTTGCTAGCGACAAAACAGAAGTTCACTGATTACATAGACGTCTATGAAGAGGTCACAACAGCTCAGTCTATAATCACCAGTACATAAAGGATTACAAAGTTGAAAAGGAAAAAAcagatgcaacacccctgccaatacataggcaggctggtagttgtgaatagtgccctctccaggtcaggagctgttagggagagtcgcgaaccctctatgaaggttctagagcCTGGTCATTATTTAATAGCAGCTGTTGATCCTGGCTGAACAGACgatagttaagtgggtgtaagattttatccaattatgtggctgtattgtaagctggagtgtgattggagaggtgcaaccacctgaccagggggagtataaaactcatgtgcagtgggagcacatggtccattccagactacaggagtctgagagtctacagagagacagtgttcagtacatcttcagtgctgacacttaccccaatcccaggaccagagtcaggagacactaATCCAGAGCTGCTGCTTCCACAGTTGGgacccagctccatctcaattatcccagcctgcatctactaccaggctggtgcactattcctgaggaccactctccatgaccactccagtaccagaatctgaccgtctaggcccgttgcctgctacctgttgttcaataaagaactgtgagttgatttgcacaacgttgcctccatctgatccctagatacagctgttaccaccacgggctccccatccattacctagagacctatcttacagacactcaggggttgccccagggagaaccagtacatcagcctctccctcctttcatgcacacaccacctgctggagacctgcatggctataggacagcccttcgggccccat includes:
- the LOC140116981 gene encoding olfactory receptor 52E4-like; the encoded protein is MANQTYFHPPYLTLNYGDLSSGRYLYTSIAVFGYLMIITLNVAVISTIASHKSLHEPMYIFIAALCVNGLYGSTALFPPLLYQLHQEYHTISYAACLVQVFCIHTNAAFEMTILFVMAYDRYVSICNPLRYNSIMTLSTVSKLIAGAWVYPNIVFGVHLILTIRLPLCQIEILKIYCDNWSVVRLSCIDTTVNNIFGFFVTSLLLFVPLAPIIYSYINIIRICMKSSKEVREKALQTCSPHLITLLNFQIDCLYEILLHRFVPPKLPYEFMVIMSLQFLVIPPILNPFIYGLKMKEIKAILLKPFRRNREIVG